From Vigna unguiculata cultivar IT97K-499-35 chromosome 5, ASM411807v1, whole genome shotgun sequence, the proteins below share one genomic window:
- the LOC114186229 gene encoding xyloglucan endotransglucosylase/hydrolase protein 2-like, which produces MVHLHKQQNFWFFLLLCVAVAIVYATKTGDVSFQQNYKVVWGNRHVFFLQHGREVQLSIDKTSGAGFRSKLDYASGFFQMRIKIPTKDSRGVVTAFYLTSRVYKDMGEKHDEIDFEFLGNNGEPHMLQTNIFANDEGGREQRHSLWFDPTINFHSYGILWNQHQIVFYVDEIPIRVFKNKSKVGVSFPWREMHVTGSIWNGEPWASNGKRIDWNQAPFTAHFQGFKIHACETQNTNKFLCYSPYLWWNDHKHWQLNPLQQKAYQYVTKKHLVYDYCSDRGQLHKECQINS; this is translated from the exons ATGGTTCATTTGCACAAACAACAAAA CTTCTGGTTTTTCCTTCTTCTCTGTGTGGCAGTGGCCATAGTATATGCCACAAAAACTGGTGATGTTAGCTTCCAACAGAACTACAAGGTTGTATGGGGAAACCGCCATGTCTTCTTTCTGCAACATGGCAGAGAAGTTCAACTCTCAATTGATAAAACTTCAg GGGCTGGCTTCAGATCAAAATTGGACTATGCTTCTGGGTTCTTTCAAATGAGAATAAAGATACCCACCAAGGACTCTAGAGGAGTTGTCACAGCCTTTTAT CTGACTTCAAGGGTGTATAAAGATATGGGAGAAAAACATGATGAGATCGACTTTGAATTCCTGGGAAACAATGGAGAGCCTCATATGTTGCAAACCAATATCTTTGCAAATGATGAAGGTGGCAGAGAGCAAAGGCATAGTCTCTGGTTTGATCCCACAATCAATTTTCATTCATATGGAATTCTTTGGAACCAACATCAAATAGT GTTTTACGTGGATGAAATACCAATTAGGGTTTTCAAGAACAAGTCGAAGGTTGGAGTGAGTTTTCCATGGCGAGAAATGCACGTAACGGGTAGCATATGGAATGGTGAACCATGGGCATCTAATGGGAAGAGAATTGACTGGAACCAAGCACCATTCACTGCTCACTTTCAAGGTTTCAAAATTCATGCCTGTGAAACCCAAAACACCAACAAATTTCTCTGCTATTCTCCTTATTTATGGTGGAATGATCACAAACATTGGCAACTAAACCCTCTCCAACAAAAGGCATACCAATATGTCACAAAGAAACATCTCGTCTATGACTATTGTTCTGATAGAGGACAATTGCATAAAGAATGtcaaattaattcataa